The Corythoichthys intestinalis isolate RoL2023-P3 chromosome 1, ASM3026506v1, whole genome shotgun sequence genome has a segment encoding these proteins:
- the kif28 gene encoding kinesin-like protein KIF28P, translated as MHSRDCVKVAVRVRPFNKRERDAGSRCIIAMAASSISIQDPRDPQCRRSFCFDYAYWSHSGYVIDDRTGLYLPEEAGGRYADQECVFQDLGEGILENALQGYNSTLLAYGQTGSGKSYSMVGYKPNKGLVPKLCERLFEASKENQDTRQCQGSICTRTVFFSMLEIYNEQVVDLLSRGSRPPGGLRVREEQHRGFYVEGLRTVPCDSAAQIEQLMEQGTRTRTTAATLMNANSSRSHMLIVLQLKQILSKESVTKQSNINLVDLAGSERQRSASSEADRLKEGTAINLSLTTLGNVISALADMAVGRKVVHVPYRDSVLTKLLQSALGGNSRTVMIATLSPADICYEESLSTLRYAERAKHIQNRPVVNESPTERLVKELKAENARLMQRLSRLGQDGRSANDETKEIRQLLTHNELQIRTIHTLWEQHLQEALKDWEQQYANITQERRMMQMHPYILNINEDAQLSGVVKLFIPEGEWDIGINEGTSRSISIKGLGIQQRHAVLKNEQRHVTLTPLKGSKVTINGRVVSQTTELQHLDRVILGSNCTYLYIGFPSERGANDWSRYDYDYFLSELAEAEGIHLGENSTDSCQTDPSLLAVFYDYIRLMPLVAEANQMSQELNKGVEFKLEIKNLVLSDSKGHDLEKEIVCRVTSTHSKQVWVWSKAKFVNRKFLMEEIYQKHLEEMKGQNTEEGLSTAALPREKDPFWDPVEPLLLGTAHLWLQSLAFRIPVDEQLEVLGSEGSEEAILQAKLIPCTPDGLPLGEDEILIEPSELLGRRLDVQLVLEQCFGLHWIRESRDRGIQIGFHLFDSASRVYTAAAWRHVNPMLRHTVHFASLNVSQQLLDYLQTSAVLLELWGLQEGCASLVSPLERARGNTEGIFIIDLNGMADTNVQPADCLEPNSSLSRLQRDLEEQKRVNNTLLKENQRLRTQLNGGDSTRSRSVRPSCDAEFARSLKRFYHSMTSVRAQLQSLQRRRPCESCDLLGLRLFVDEHSGMLKDFSENLEQSVSALKHDVATIVRRKRERLGTWS; from the exons ATGCACAGCAGGGACTGTGTTAAAGTGGCCGTCAGAGTCCGCCCGTTCAACAAG AGGGAGCGTGACGCGGGCAGCCGCTGCATCATCGCCATGGCGGCGAGCTCTATCAGCATCCAGGACCCACGTGACCCTCAGTGCCGCCGATCCTTCTGTTTCGACTATGCATATTGGTCCCACAGtggttacgtcatcgatgaccgcACAGGCCTCTACCTGCCTGAGGAGGCAGGGGGGCGCTATGCAGACCAG GAATgtgtgttccaggaccttggagAGGGAATTTTGGAAAATGCACTTCAG GGATACAACTCTACTCTTCTGGCCTATGGACAGACAGGCTCTGGGAAGAGTTACTCCATGGTGGGCTACAAGCCCAATAAAGGTCTGGTTCCCAAACTTTGTGAGCGACTCTTTGAGGCCAGTAAAGAAAACCAGGATACCAGACAATGCCAGGGAAGTATATGTactaggact GTCTTCTTCAGTATGTTGGAAATCTACAATGAGCAG GTGGTAGACCTGCTGTCTCGTGGTTCTCGTCCTCCTGGGGGCCTCCGTGTCCGAGAGGAGCAGCACAGGGGCTTTTATGTGGAGGGTCTGCGTACAGTTCCATGTGACAGTGCAGCACAG ATTGAGCAGCTGATGGAGCAGGGAACCAGAACCAGAACTACAGCTGCTACACTCATGAATGCTAACAGTAGCCGCTCACACATGCTTATTGTACTGCAGCTCAAACAG ATCTTGTCTAAAGAGAGCGTCACTAAACAATCCAACATCAACCTGGTGGATCTGGCAGGAAGTGAGCGTCAGAGGTCAGCATCATCCGAGGCGGACCGTCTCAAGGAGGGCACGGCCATCAACCTCAGCCTCACCACTCTGGGCAACGTCATCAG CGCTCTTGCTGACATGGCAGTGGGAAGGAAGGTGGTGCATGTTCCATACAGAGATTCAGTTCTTACTAAACTACTGCAGTCGGCTTTGGGAggaaacagccgtactgttatG ATTGCCACACTAAGCCCTGCTGACATCTGCTATGAAGAATCTCTGTCTACACTGCGTTATGCAGAGAG ggcaaAGCACATCCAGAACCGTCCTGTAGTGAACGAGAGCCCAACTGAGCGTCTGGTCAAAGAACTCAAGGCGGAGAATGCCAGACTCATGCAACGACTGAGTCGGCTGGGCCAGGATGGACGCAGTGCCAATGATGAAACCA AGGAGATCCGTCAGCTACTGACACACAATGAGCTTCAGATCAGAACCATTCACACTTTGTGGGAGCAACATCTGCAGGAGGCGCTTAAGGACTGGGAGCAACAGTATGCCAACATCACACAG GAGAGGAGAATGATGCAGATGCACCCTTACATCTTGAACATCAATGAAGATGCTCAACTGTCTGGTGTCGTCAAGCTTTTCATCCCGGAAG GTGAATGGGACATTGGCATCAACGAAGGCACTTCTAGATCCATCTCCATCAAGGGTTTAGG GATTCAGCAGCGCCACGCTGTTTTGAAGAACGAACAGAGACATGTAACGCTAACCCCTCTAAAGGGGTCTAAGGTGACCATCAATGGAAGAGTTGTTTCTCAGACCACTGAGCTGCAACACCTG GACCGAGTCATTCTCGGTTCCAACTGCACTTACCTTTATATCGGCTTCCCATCTGAGAGGGGTGCTAATGACTGGAGTCGCTACGACTATGACTACTTCCTGTCTGAGCTGGCTGAAGCTGAGGGTATTCACCTGG GTGAAAACAGTACTGATTCCTGTCAGACGGATCCAAGTCTGCTGGCCGTCTTTTACGATTACATCAGATTGATGCCCTTGGTGGCTGAAGCCAACCAGATGAGTCAAGAACTAAATAAG GGTGTAGAATTTAAACTCGAGATTAAGAATCTGGTTCTGTCAGACTCAAAAGGACATGACCTGGAGAAGGAGATTGTTTGCAGAGTTACCTCAACGCACAGCAAACAG GTATGGGTGTGGTCCAAGGCCAAGTTTGTGAACCGCAAATTCCTGATGGAAGAAATTTACCAGAAACATCTGGAGGAAATGAAAGGACAAAAT ACAGAAGAGGGCCTTTCCACTGCTGCCCTGCCCAGAGAGAAAGACCCTTTTTGGGATCCGGTAGAACCACTGCTCCTTGGAACTGCACACCTCTGGCTTCAGTCTCTGGCCTTCCGCATCCCTGTAGACGAGCAACTGGAG GTGCTTGGGTCTGAAGGTAGTGAGGAGGCCATTCTACAAGCAAAACTGATTCCTTGCACTCCTGATGGATT ACCTCTGGGTGAAGATGAAATCCTCATTGAACCGTCCGAGTTACTCGGCCGGCGACTTGACGTCCAGCTGGTTTTGGAACAATGTTTTGGTCTGCACTGGATCAGAGAGTCTCGCGACCGAGGCATTCAGATTGG TTTCCATTTGTTCGACAGTGCAAGTCGTGTGTACACAGCTGCCGCATGGCGCCACGTTAACCCCATGCTACGCCACACAGTGCACTTTGCGTCCCTTAACGTCTCCCAGCAGCTACTAGACTACCTTCAGACCAGCGCTGTGCTCCTGGAGCTTTGGGGGCTTCAAG AGGGCTGCGCTAGCCTGGTGTCACCTTTGGAGAGAGCAAGAGGAAACACAGAAGGCATCTTCATCATCGATTTGAATGGCATGGCTGATACGAAT GTGCAGCCTGCAGATTGCTTAGAGCCAAACAGTTCACTGAGCAGACTTCAGAGGGATCTTGAAGAGCAGAAAAGAGTCAACAACACTTTATTGAAGGAGAACCAGCGTTTAAGAACACAGCTTAACG GTGGTGACAGTACGCGAAGTCGCTCGGTTCGCCCCAGTTGCGACGCCGAGTTCGCACGCTCGCTGAAGCGGTTCTACCACAGTATGACCTCGGTCAGGGCTCAGCTGCAGAGTCTGCAAAGACGCAGGCCTTGC GAGTCCTGTGACCTGCTGGGACTGCGCCTCTTTGTGGATGAGCATAGCGGGATGCTGAAGGACTTCTCGGAGAATCTGGAACAAAGCGTATCCGCCCTCAAACACGATGTTGCTACCATCGTTCGACGCAAGCGGGAAAGACTGGGAACCTGGTCATGA